A DNA window from Streptomyces bacillaris contains the following coding sequences:
- a CDS encoding CoA transferase subunit A, whose translation MTDRPAVRDKTMTPDEVAARLESGMTVGIGGWGSRRKPMALVRALLRSPVTDLTVISYGGPDVGLLAAEGRIARLVTAFVTLDSIPLEPHYRAARQRGAFALTEIDEAMFMWGLHAAANRLPFLPVRAGLGSDVMRVNPTLRTVTSPYEDGEEFVAMPALRMDAALVHLDRADRRGNGQYLGPDPYFDDLFCEAADTAYLSCERLVEPAELTKGGAAPQTLLVQRHSVTGVVEAPGGAHFTSAVPDRPRDEAFQRMYAAAAADPVAWAGFRARFLPPDGDESSYRRAVDAWHEEQK comes from the coding sequence ATGACCGATCGGCCCGCCGTCCGCGACAAGACCATGACCCCCGATGAGGTCGCCGCCCGGCTGGAGAGCGGCATGACGGTCGGCATCGGCGGCTGGGGATCGCGCCGCAAACCGATGGCCCTGGTACGGGCGTTGCTCCGCTCCCCCGTCACCGATCTGACGGTGATCTCCTACGGCGGCCCGGATGTCGGGCTGTTGGCTGCCGAGGGCCGGATCGCCCGGCTGGTGACGGCGTTCGTGACGCTCGACTCGATCCCGCTGGAGCCGCACTACCGGGCGGCTCGGCAGCGCGGGGCGTTCGCGCTGACGGAGATCGACGAGGCGATGTTCATGTGGGGGCTGCACGCGGCGGCCAACCGGCTGCCGTTCCTGCCGGTGCGGGCGGGGCTCGGCTCCGACGTCATGCGGGTCAACCCCACGCTGCGCACGGTGACTTCACCGTACGAGGACGGCGAGGAGTTCGTCGCGATGCCGGCCCTGCGGATGGACGCGGCCCTGGTCCATCTGGACCGGGCGGACCGGCGGGGCAACGGGCAGTATCTGGGCCCCGACCCGTACTTCGACGATCTGTTCTGCGAGGCGGCGGACACGGCGTACCTCTCCTGCGAACGCCTGGTGGAGCCGGCGGAGTTGACGAAGGGCGGCGCCGCACCGCAGACGCTCCTGGTCCAGCGGCACTCCGTCACCGGGGTCGTGGAGGCCCCCGGCGGGGCGCACTTCACCTCGGCCGTCCCCGACCGCCCGCGCGACGAGGCGTTCCAGAGGATGTACGCGGCAGCGGCGGCGGATCCGGTGGCCTGGGCCGGGTTCCGGGCGCGCTTCCTGCCCCCGGACGGCGACGAGTCGAGCTACCGGCGCGCGGTCGACGCCTGGCACGAGGAGCAGAAGTGA
- a CDS encoding NAD(P)H-dependent flavin oxidoreductase, translated as MRTALTDLVGVRHPIVQTGMGWVSGPRLVTATARAGALGILASATMTPDQLRCAVREVRSRTDAPFGVNLRADAGDARERVRIIVEEGVRVASFALAPSRELIAELKDAGVVVVPSVGARRHAEKVAAWGADAVIVQGGEGGGHTGDVATTVLLPQVVDAVDIPVVAAGGFHDGRGLVAALAYGAAGVAMGTRFLLTSDSTVPDAVKARYLAATAKDITLTTAVDGLPHRMLRTEMVAALEGAGRVRALYQAVRRASRFRRISGLSRPRMVRDGLALRHGKSLTWSQVLLAANTPMLLRAAMVDGRTDAGVMASGQVAALIEDLPSVAELVGRIVAEAEGVCAVVGRYPTLGPPGVPPGPSGPPPSPSGV; from the coding sequence ATGCGTACGGCGCTGACCGACCTCGTCGGCGTCCGCCACCCGATCGTGCAGACGGGCATGGGCTGGGTCTCCGGCCCCCGTCTGGTCACCGCGACGGCGCGGGCGGGCGCGCTCGGCATCCTGGCCTCCGCGACGATGACGCCGGACCAACTGCGTTGCGCCGTACGGGAGGTGAGGTCGCGCACCGACGCGCCGTTCGGCGTGAACCTCCGCGCGGACGCCGGGGACGCGCGGGAGCGGGTGCGGATCATCGTGGAGGAGGGTGTCCGGGTGGCGTCGTTCGCGCTCGCCCCGTCGAGGGAGCTGATCGCGGAGCTGAAGGACGCGGGGGTGGTGGTCGTCCCGTCGGTGGGGGCCCGGCGCCACGCGGAGAAGGTGGCGGCGTGGGGCGCGGACGCGGTGATCGTGCAGGGCGGCGAGGGCGGCGGCCACACGGGGGACGTGGCGACGACGGTGCTGCTGCCGCAGGTGGTCGACGCGGTGGACATCCCGGTGGTGGCGGCGGGCGGGTTCCACGACGGGCGGGGGCTGGTGGCGGCGCTGGCGTACGGGGCGGCGGGCGTCGCGATGGGCACCCGGTTCCTGCTGACCTCGGACTCGACGGTGCCGGACGCGGTGAAGGCCCGCTATCTGGCGGCCACCGCCAAGGACATCACCCTGACGACGGCGGTGGACGGGCTCCCGCACCGGATGCTCCGTACGGAGATGGTGGCGGCGCTGGAGGGGGCGGGACGGGTGCGGGCCCTGTACCAGGCGGTGCGCCGGGCGTCCCGCTTCCGCCGGATCTCCGGACTGAGCCGGCCGCGCATGGTGCGGGACGGGCTGGCGCTGCGGCACGGCAAGTCCCTGACCTGGAGCCAGGTGCTGCTGGCGGCGAACACGCCGATGCTGCTGAGGGCGGCGATGGTGGACGGCCGTACGGATGCGGGCGTCATGGCGTCGGGCCAGGTGGCGGCCCTGATCGAGGATCTGCCGAGTGTGGCGGAGCTGGTGGGGCGGATCGTGGCGGAGGCGGAGGGGGTGTGTGCGGTGGTGGGCCGGTACCCCACGCTCGGCCCGCCCGGCGTACCACCCGGCCCGTCCGGGCCACCACCCAGCCCGTCCGGCGTTTGA
- a CDS encoding acetyl-CoA C-acetyltransferase, with the protein MAEAYIVEAVRTPVGRRKGGLGAVHPADLGAHVLKELIARAGVDPAAVEDVVLGCLDTVGPQAGDIARTAWLAAGLPEEVPGVTVDRQCGSSQQALHFAAQGVLSGTQDLVVAGGVQSMTQIPIAFASRQAAEPLGLTEGPYAGSEGWRARYGDAPVNQFHGAQLIAEKWGIGRRDMEEFALTSHRRAVRAIDEGRFARETVAYGDVTVDEGPRRDTTLEKMAALSPVLPGGTITAACSSQVSDGAAALLIASERAVADHGLTPRARVHHLSVRGEDPIRMLSAPIPATAYALKKTGLTLDAIDLVEINEAFAPVVLAWLKETGADPERVNVNGGAIALGHPLGATGAKLMTTLLHELERTGGRYGLQTMCEGGGQANVTIVERL; encoded by the coding sequence ATGGCCGAGGCCTACATCGTCGAAGCGGTACGGACACCCGTCGGACGGCGCAAGGGAGGCCTCGGGGCCGTCCACCCCGCCGACCTCGGCGCCCATGTGCTCAAGGAGCTGATCGCCCGCGCGGGCGTCGACCCGGCCGCCGTGGAGGACGTCGTCCTCGGCTGCCTGGACACCGTCGGACCGCAGGCCGGGGACATCGCCCGTACGGCATGGCTGGCTGCCGGGCTCCCCGAGGAGGTGCCCGGCGTCACCGTCGACCGGCAGTGCGGCTCCTCCCAGCAGGCCCTGCACTTCGCGGCCCAGGGCGTCCTCTCCGGCACCCAGGACCTGGTGGTGGCGGGCGGGGTCCAGAGCATGACCCAGATCCCCATCGCCTTCGCCTCCCGCCAGGCCGCCGAACCCCTCGGCCTCACCGAGGGCCCGTACGCGGGCAGCGAGGGGTGGCGCGCCCGGTACGGCGACGCGCCCGTCAACCAGTTCCACGGGGCCCAGCTCATCGCGGAGAAGTGGGGGATCGGCCGCCGGGACATGGAGGAGTTCGCCCTCACCTCCCACCGCCGGGCGGTCCGCGCCATCGACGAGGGCCGCTTCGCCCGCGAGACCGTCGCGTACGGGGACGTCACCGTGGACGAGGGGCCGCGCCGCGACACCACCCTGGAGAAGATGGCCGCGCTCAGCCCCGTCCTGCCCGGCGGCACGATCACCGCCGCCTGCTCCTCCCAGGTCTCCGACGGGGCGGCCGCCCTGCTCATCGCCTCCGAGCGGGCCGTCGCGGACCACGGCCTCACCCCGCGCGCCCGCGTCCACCACCTCTCCGTACGCGGCGAGGACCCGATCCGCATGCTCTCCGCCCCGATCCCCGCCACCGCGTACGCCCTGAAGAAGACGGGCCTCACCCTCGACGCCATCGACCTCGTCGAGATCAACGAGGCCTTCGCGCCGGTCGTCCTCGCCTGGCTGAAGGAGACCGGGGCCGACCCGGAGCGCGTCAACGTCAACGGCGGGGCCATCGCGCTGGGTCACCCGCTGGGTGCGACCGGCGCCAAGCTGATGACCACGCTCCTGCACGAGCTGGAGCGCACCGGGGGCCGCTACGGGCTCCAGACCATGTGCGAGGGCGGCGGCCAGGCCAACGTCACCATCGTCGAACGCCTGTGA
- a CDS encoding SDR family oxidoreductase, with protein MTAPSCPPGHGLLADRTAVVTAAAGAGIGGATARRFLEEGARVVISDAHARRLEESARALAAEFGTHRVTALTCDVTDEEQVGALFAHAERSHGGLDIVVNNAGLGGTAELTEMTDEQWTRVLDVTLNGTFRCTRAALRSFQAAGTGGVIVNNASVVGWRAQRGQAHYAAAKAGVMALTRCAALEAADHGVRVNAVAPSLAMHPHLAKVTSAELLAELTGKEAFGRYAEPWEIANVIVFLASGYSSYMTGEVVAVSSQRA; from the coding sequence ATGACCGCACCGAGCTGTCCGCCGGGCCACGGACTGCTGGCCGACCGCACCGCCGTCGTCACCGCCGCCGCCGGGGCCGGCATCGGTGGCGCCACCGCCCGCCGCTTCCTGGAGGAGGGGGCGCGTGTCGTGATCAGCGACGCCCACGCCCGTCGGCTCGAAGAGAGTGCCCGTGCCCTCGCCGCAGAGTTCGGCACCCACCGCGTCACCGCCCTGACCTGCGACGTCACCGACGAGGAGCAGGTGGGCGCCCTCTTCGCCCACGCCGAGCGCAGCCACGGCGGCCTGGACATCGTCGTCAACAATGCGGGCCTCGGCGGCACCGCCGAACTCACCGAAATGACCGACGAGCAGTGGACCAGGGTCCTCGACGTCACCCTGAACGGCACCTTCCGCTGCACCCGCGCCGCCCTGCGCTCCTTCCAGGCCGCCGGCACCGGGGGCGTGATCGTCAACAACGCCTCCGTCGTCGGCTGGCGCGCCCAGCGCGGCCAGGCCCACTACGCCGCCGCCAAGGCCGGGGTCATGGCCCTCACCCGCTGCGCCGCGCTGGAGGCCGCCGACCACGGCGTACGCGTCAACGCCGTCGCCCCCAGCCTCGCCATGCACCCCCACCTGGCCAAGGTCACCTCGGCCGAACTGCTCGCCGAACTCACCGGGAAGGAGGCCTTCGGGCGGTACGCCGAGCCCTGGGAGATCGCCAACGTGATCGTCTTCCTCGCGAGCGGCTACTCCTCCTACATGACCGGCGAGGTCGTCGCCGTCAGCAGCCAGCGTGCGTGA
- a CDS encoding SDR family oxidoreductase, translated as MTPPTTGRLCAGRVVAVTGAGRGLGRAHALAFAAEGARVVVNDLGVGPGGDGTSAGPARRVVEEIAAAGGEAVVHDGDIATTEGAASLVTTTLDAFGRLDTLVNNAGFLRDRMLVNLDEDDWDAVMRVHLKGHFLPLKHAAAHWRSEAKAGRPPVARVINTSSGAGLLGSVGQGNYAAAKAGIVALTLVAAAELGRYGVHVNALAPTARTRMTEQTFAAAMAAPGEGEFDAMAPENVSPLVVWLGSTASDGVTGRVFEAEAGRITVMEGWRPGPTDDRGARRSPAEAGETVRRLLAEARAPERVYGAS; from the coding sequence ATGACCCCACCCACCACCGGACGGCTCTGCGCGGGCCGCGTCGTCGCCGTCACCGGCGCCGGACGCGGCCTCGGCCGGGCCCACGCACTCGCCTTCGCCGCCGAGGGCGCCCGGGTCGTCGTCAACGACCTCGGCGTCGGGCCCGGCGGCGACGGCACCTCCGCCGGACCCGCCCGCCGGGTCGTCGAGGAGATCGCGGCGGCGGGCGGCGAAGCGGTCGTCCACGACGGGGACATCGCCACCACCGAGGGCGCCGCCTCCCTCGTCACCACCACGCTGGACGCCTTCGGCAGGCTCGACACCCTGGTCAACAACGCGGGCTTCCTGCGCGACCGGATGCTGGTCAACCTGGACGAGGACGACTGGGACGCGGTGATGCGCGTCCATCTCAAGGGCCATTTCCTGCCGTTGAAGCACGCGGCGGCCCACTGGCGGTCCGAGGCCAAGGCGGGCCGCCCGCCCGTCGCCCGGGTGATCAACACCAGCTCCGGCGCCGGACTCCTCGGCAGCGTCGGCCAGGGCAACTACGCGGCGGCCAAGGCCGGAATCGTCGCCCTCACCCTGGTCGCCGCCGCCGAGTTGGGCCGGTACGGAGTCCACGTCAACGCCCTCGCCCCGACCGCCCGGACCCGGATGACCGAGCAGACCTTCGCCGCGGCCATGGCGGCCCCGGGGGAGGGGGAGTTCGACGCGATGGCCCCCGAGAACGTCTCGCCCCTCGTCGTCTGGCTCGGCTCCACCGCCAGCGACGGCGTGACCGGCCGCGTCTTCGAGGCCGAGGCGGGCCGCATCACCGTCATGGAGGGCTGGCGCCCCGGCCCCACCGACGACCGGGGCGCCCGCAGATCCCCGGCCGAGGCGGGGGAGACCGTACGCCGCCTGCTCGCGGAGGCACGGGCGCCGGAGCGGGTGTACGGGGCGTCGTAG
- a CDS encoding DEAD/DEAH box helicase produces MTRSERQDRTPRTERQSRAPRAEGQGRASRTEGQDRTPRGERQDRAPRSRPARGQGGQGGQGSARGGANRAKAPARRKPAAAPPAEFTLPETVTPALPSVDAFADLDMPAALLKTLAAQGVTEPFPIQGATLPNSLAGRDILGRGRTGSGKTLAFGLALLARTAGRRSEPRAPLAMVLVPTRELAQQVTDALTPYATAVNLRLATVVGGMSITKQSATLRRGAEVLVATPGRLKDLIERGDCRLDEVAITVLDEADQMADMGFMPQVVALLKQVEPDGQRMLFSATLDKNIDRLVKMFLTDPVVHSVDPSAGAVTTMEHHVLHVLDETDKKAVATKIAARDGRVIMFVDTKRAADRFAKRLLASGVRAAALHGGRSQPQRNRTLDQFKNGQVTALVATNVAARGIHVDDLDLVVNVDPPTDHKDYLHRGGRTARAGESGSVVTLVLPDEKREMTRLMQDAGIAPRTTRVTSSDAELSRITGAREPSGVAVVIEVPQPTPPKAPKQRTRSGGSAGSGAAPRSGSRGRGRRGAGAGGAGAAGGGAGRTGAARSGAPARGRRAA; encoded by the coding sequence ATGACCCGCTCAGAACGCCAGGACCGCACCCCTCGCACCGAACGCCAGAGCCGAGCTCCGCGCGCCGAAGGCCAGGGCCGGGCCTCCCGTACCGAAGGCCAGGACCGCACCCCTCGCGGGGAACGTCAGGACCGGGCTCCGCGCTCCCGCCCGGCCCGCGGCCAGGGCGGTCAGGGCGGTCAGGGCTCCGCACGGGGCGGCGCGAACCGTGCCAAGGCCCCGGCCCGCCGCAAGCCCGCCGCCGCACCGCCCGCCGAGTTCACCCTGCCGGAGACGGTGACCCCGGCGCTGCCCTCCGTCGACGCCTTCGCCGACCTGGACATGCCGGCCGCGCTGCTGAAGACCCTCGCCGCGCAGGGCGTCACCGAGCCGTTCCCGATCCAGGGCGCGACCCTGCCCAACTCGCTGGCCGGCCGGGACATCCTCGGCCGGGGCCGCACCGGCTCCGGCAAGACCCTCGCCTTCGGCCTGGCGCTGCTGGCCCGTACCGCCGGTCGCCGCAGCGAGCCGCGCGCCCCGCTCGCCATGGTCCTCGTCCCCACCCGCGAGCTGGCCCAGCAGGTCACCGACGCGCTGACCCCGTACGCGACCGCCGTGAACCTGCGGCTCGCCACCGTCGTCGGCGGCATGTCGATCACCAAGCAGTCCGCCACCCTGCGGCGCGGTGCCGAAGTCCTCGTCGCCACCCCGGGCCGGCTCAAGGACCTCATCGAGCGCGGCGACTGCCGGCTGGACGAGGTCGCCATCACCGTCCTCGACGAGGCCGACCAGATGGCCGACATGGGCTTCATGCCGCAGGTCGTCGCCCTGCTCAAGCAGGTCGAGCCGGACGGCCAGCGCATGCTGTTCTCCGCGACCCTCGACAAGAACATCGACCGGCTCGTCAAGATGTTCCTCACCGACCCGGTCGTCCACTCCGTCGACCCCTCCGCCGGTGCGGTCACCACGATGGAGCACCACGTGCTCCACGTCCTGGACGAGACGGACAAGAAGGCCGTCGCCACGAAGATCGCCGCCCGGGACGGCCGCGTGATCATGTTCGTCGACACCAAGCGCGCCGCCGACCGGTTCGCCAAGCGGCTGCTGGCCAGCGGGGTACGGGCGGCCGCCCTGCACGGCGGGCGCTCCCAGCCGCAGCGCAACCGGACCCTGGACCAGTTCAAGAACGGCCAGGTCACCGCGCTCGTCGCGACGAACGTGGCGGCCCGGGGCATCCACGTCGACGACCTGGACCTGGTCGTCAACGTGGACCCGCCCACCGATCACAAGGACTACCTCCACCGGGGCGGCCGTACGGCCCGTGCCGGGGAGTCCGGCAGCGTCGTCACGCTGGTCCTGCCCGACGAGAAGCGCGAGATGACCCGGCTGATGCAGGACGCGGGCATCGCGCCCCGCACCACACGGGTCACCTCCAGCGACGCCGAACTGTCCCGGATCACGGGGGCGCGGGAGCCGTCGGGCGTCGCGGTCGTCATCGAGGTGCCGCAGCCGACCCCGCCGAAGGCCCCGAAGCAGCGGACCCGCTCGGGCGGTTCGGCCGGCTCCGGCGCCGCGCCCCGCTCCGGGAGCCGGGGGCGGGGTCGGCGGGGGGCCGGGGCTGGTGGCGCCGGTGCCGCCGGGGGCGGCGCCGGTCGTACCGGTGCGGCGCGCTCCGGTGCTCCGGCCCGGGGCCGCCGGGCGGCGTAG
- a CDS encoding VOC family protein: MTWHDPGPGAGPAPLNEFCWMDLKTHDPSGAAAFFSSVLGWDFAVDEEDWRKAVMISAGRHRIGGVSDLAQPVYPRGPPPTSPATWRSTTWTPARLWRRRTGRRSSFRRSTRGIGGASPH, encoded by the coding sequence ATGACGTGGCACGACCCCGGCCCCGGCGCCGGCCCCGCCCCCCTGAACGAGTTCTGCTGGATGGACCTCAAGACCCACGACCCCTCCGGCGCCGCCGCCTTCTTCTCCTCGGTGCTCGGCTGGGACTTCGCCGTGGACGAGGAGGACTGGCGCAAGGCCGTCATGATCTCCGCCGGGCGCCACCGCATCGGCGGCGTGAGCGACCTCGCGCAGCCGGTCTACCCCCGGGGACCCCCGCCCACATCGCCTGCTACCTGGCGGTCGACGACGTGGACGCCCGCACGGCTGTGGCGGCGGAGAACGGGGCGCAGATCGTCGTTCCGCCGTTCGACGCGGGGGATCGGGGGCGCATCGCCACACTGA
- a CDS encoding acyl-CoA dehydrogenase family protein: protein MELAQTARTEALRAEARAWLRAHVPARPLPSLETAEGFAAHRAWEAELHGGGWSVPSWPEEYGGRGADLFGWLAFEEEYWAAGAPGRVSQNGISLLAPTLFDHGTAEQRARVLPPMASGEVIWAQAWSEPEAGSDLAALRSRAVRTEGGWLLSGQKTWSSRAAFADRAFGIFRTDPGAAKPHQGLTYLMFGLRDPGVTVRPVGRLDGKPAFAEIFLDEVFVPDAEVLGEPGQGWRIAMSATGNERGLTLRSPGRFLAAADRLVELWRAVGDPADTALRDRVADAVIGARAYRLFTAASASRFAAGAALGAESSLNKVFWSEYDIALHETALDLLGPEAEAADGPWAEGYVFALAGPVYAGTNEIQRDIIAERLLGLPKGRR from the coding sequence ATGGAACTGGCGCAGACGGCACGGACCGAGGCGCTGCGGGCCGAGGCGCGGGCGTGGCTGCGCGCCCATGTGCCCGCCCGGCCGCTCCCCTCCCTGGAGACGGCGGAGGGGTTCGCCGCGCACCGGGCGTGGGAGGCGGAGCTGCACGGGGGCGGCTGGTCGGTCCCCTCCTGGCCCGAGGAGTACGGGGGCCGGGGCGCGGATCTCTTCGGGTGGCTGGCGTTCGAGGAGGAGTACTGGGCGGCGGGCGCCCCCGGCCGGGTCTCCCAGAACGGGATCAGCCTCCTCGCCCCGACCCTCTTCGACCACGGCACCGCCGAGCAGCGGGCCCGGGTGCTGCCGCCCATGGCGAGCGGCGAGGTGATCTGGGCGCAGGCCTGGTCGGAGCCGGAGGCCGGTTCGGATCTGGCGGCGCTGCGGTCGCGGGCGGTGCGCACGGAGGGCGGCTGGCTGCTGTCGGGGCAGAAGACGTGGTCCTCGCGGGCGGCGTTCGCGGACCGGGCGTTCGGGATCTTCCGCACGGACCCGGGGGCCGCGAAGCCGCACCAGGGGCTGACGTATCTGATGTTCGGGCTGCGGGACCCCGGGGTCACGGTCCGGCCGGTCGGGCGGCTGGACGGGAAGCCCGCGTTCGCCGAGATCTTCCTGGACGAGGTCTTCGTACCGGACGCGGAGGTCCTCGGGGAGCCGGGGCAGGGCTGGCGGATCGCCATGTCGGCCACCGGCAACGAGCGCGGGCTCACCCTCCGCTCCCCCGGCCGCTTCCTGGCCGCCGCCGACCGGCTGGTGGAGCTGTGGCGGGCGGTGGGCGACCCGGCGGACACGGCGCTGCGGGACCGGGTGGCGGACGCGGTGATCGGGGCGCGGGCGTACCGGCTGTTCACGGCCGCCTCGGCGTCCCGGTTCGCGGCGGGGGCGGCGCTGGGGGCGGAGTCGAGCCTGAACAAGGTGTTCTGGTCGGAGTACGACATCGCGCTGCACGAGACCGCGCTCGATCTGCTCGGCCCGGAGGCCGAGGCGGCGGACGGGCCCTGGGCGGAGGGGTACGTCTTCGCGCTGGCGGGTCCGGTCTACGCGGGGACCAACGAGATCCAGCGCGACATCATCGCCGAGCGGCTGCTCGGTCTGCCGAAGGGACGGCGCTGA
- a CDS encoding enoyl-CoA hydratase family protein, with amino-acid sequence MTVSTAHPATGAEGVRIVTVDHPPVNALPVQGWYDLAEAVRAAGRDPEVRCVVLAAAGRGFNAGVDIKELQRDPGNTALIGVNRACAEAFEAVYACEVPVIAAVQGFCLGGGVGLAGNADAIVAGEDAVFGLPELDRGALGAATHLARLVPQHLMRTLYYTARTVTAAELLAHGSVWRVVPTSELLDEAVELAAEIARKDGGLLRLAKAALNGIDPVDVRRSYRFEQGFTYEASLSGTADRVRAGFGKEA; translated from the coding sequence ATGACTGTCTCCACCGCACATCCGGCCACCGGCGCCGAGGGCGTCCGCATCGTCACCGTCGACCATCCGCCCGTCAACGCCCTCCCCGTACAGGGTTGGTACGACCTGGCCGAAGCCGTACGGGCGGCGGGCCGCGACCCGGAGGTGCGCTGTGTCGTCCTGGCGGCGGCCGGGCGCGGCTTCAACGCCGGTGTCGACATCAAGGAGTTGCAGCGCGACCCGGGGAACACGGCCCTGATCGGCGTCAACCGGGCCTGTGCGGAGGCGTTCGAGGCGGTGTACGCGTGCGAGGTCCCGGTGATCGCCGCCGTGCAGGGGTTCTGCCTCGGCGGCGGGGTCGGCCTCGCCGGGAACGCCGACGCGATCGTGGCGGGCGAGGACGCGGTCTTCGGGCTGCCGGAGCTGGACCGGGGCGCGCTGGGGGCGGCGACCCATCTGGCCCGGCTGGTGCCGCAGCATCTGATGCGGACGCTGTACTACACCGCGCGCACGGTGACCGCCGCGGAACTCCTCGCCCACGGGTCGGTCTGGAGGGTGGTCCCGACATCCGAACTGCTGGACGAGGCAGTGGAGTTGGCGGCGGAGATCGCCCGCAAGGACGGGGGTCTGCTGCGGCTGGCGAAGGCCGCGCTCAACGGCATCGATCCCGTCGACGTACGGCGCAGCTACCGCTTCGAGCAGGGGTTCACCTACGAGGCGAGCCTGAGCGGGACGGCCGACCGGGTCCGGGCCGGCTTCGGCAAGGAGGCCTGA
- a CDS encoding CoA-transferase subunit beta: protein MNAAEGPAEGITTEGSTAADATRAEYCVIACAEAWRGNGEVLASPMGAVPSVGARLARLTFAPELLLTDGEALLVGPDGEVEGWLPYRRHLALVTGGRRHVMMGASQLDRFGNQNISCIGGWEQPARQLLGVRGAPVNTLNNPVSYWVPRHSPRVFVERVDMVCGVGHDNARAAGPSATRFHRIPQVVSDLGVFDFGTPDRSMRLVSVHPGVTVDRVREATGFALTVPADVPYTRTPTPAELRLIREVIDPSGTRDREVRV, encoded by the coding sequence GTGAACGCGGCCGAAGGCCCTGCCGAGGGGATCACCACCGAAGGCTCCACCGCTGCGGACGCCACGCGCGCCGAGTACTGCGTGATCGCGTGCGCGGAGGCCTGGCGCGGAAACGGCGAGGTGCTGGCGAGCCCGATGGGCGCGGTCCCGTCCGTGGGGGCGCGGCTGGCCCGGCTGACGTTCGCCCCCGAACTGCTGCTCACGGACGGCGAGGCGCTGCTCGTCGGCCCGGACGGCGAGGTGGAGGGGTGGCTCCCCTACCGCAGACACCTCGCACTGGTCACCGGCGGGCGGCGGCACGTGATGATGGGCGCGAGCCAGCTCGACCGGTTCGGCAACCAGAACATCTCCTGCATCGGGGGGTGGGAGCAGCCCGCCCGCCAACTGCTGGGCGTCCGGGGCGCACCCGTCAACACACTGAACAACCCGGTGAGTTACTGGGTCCCCCGGCACTCGCCCCGGGTCTTCGTGGAGCGGGTCGACATGGTGTGCGGGGTCGGTCACGACAACGCGCGGGCGGCGGGCCCGTCCGCGACCCGCTTCCACCGTATCCCCCAAGTCGTGAGCGATCTGGGGGTGTTCGACTTCGGTACCCCGGACCGCTCGATGCGGCTGGTCTCGGTCCACCCCGGCGTCACGGTGGACCGGGTCCGCGAGGCGACCGGCTTCGCCCTCACCGTACCCGCCGACGTCCCGTACACGCGGACCCCGACTCCGGCCGAACTGCGCCTGATCCGCGAGGTCATCGACCCGTCGGGCACCCGTGACCGCGAGGTGCGGGTCTGA
- a CDS encoding cold-shock protein, which produces MATGTVKWFNSEKGFGFIEQDGGGADVFAHYSNINASGFRELQEGQKVSFDVTQGQKGPQAENIVPA; this is translated from the coding sequence ATGGCTACTGGAACCGTGAAGTGGTTCAACTCGGAAAAGGGCTTCGGCTTCATCGAGCAGGACGGCGGCGGCGCCGACGTCTTCGCCCACTACTCCAACATCAACGCCTCCGGCTTCCGTGAGCTGCAGGAGGGCCAGAAGGTCTCCTTCGACGTCACGCAGGGCCAGAAGGGCCCGCAGGCGGAGAACATCGTCCCGGCCTGA
- a CDS encoding TetR/AcrR family transcriptional regulator, with protein MPTKKKPQVTPTPERRRELLATAAEVFAAQGYNATTVRRIADEAGMLAGSLYYHFDSKESMIDEILSTFLDELWQGYDAVLAAGLGPRETIEALVTESFREIDRHRPAVAIYQKESRHLATQPRFAYLADSQVRFEKAWLSTLERGVADGTFRDDLDIRLTYRFVRDTVWVAASWYRPGGHHSPEEIARQYLSMVLDGIALRT; from the coding sequence GTGCCTACCAAGAAGAAGCCCCAGGTGACCCCCACCCCCGAACGGCGCCGCGAACTCCTCGCCACCGCCGCCGAGGTCTTCGCCGCCCAGGGATACAACGCCACCACCGTCCGCCGCATCGCGGACGAGGCGGGGATGCTCGCCGGCAGCCTGTACTACCACTTCGATTCCAAGGAATCGATGATCGACGAGATCCTCTCCACCTTCCTCGACGAACTCTGGCAGGGGTACGACGCCGTCCTGGCCGCCGGGCTCGGCCCCCGCGAGACCATCGAGGCACTGGTCACCGAGTCCTTCCGGGAGATCGACCGGCACCGACCCGCCGTCGCGATCTACCAGAAGGAGTCCCGGCACCTCGCCACCCAGCCCCGCTTCGCCTACCTCGCCGACTCACAGGTCAGGTTCGAGAAGGCCTGGCTCTCCACCCTGGAACGCGGCGTCGCCGACGGCACGTTCCGCGACGACCTGGACATCCGCCTCACGTACCGCTTCGTCCGTGACACCGTCTGGGTCGCGGCCTCCTGGTACCGGCCCGGCGGACACCACAGCCCCGAGGAGATCGCCCGCCAGTACCTGTCGATGGTGCTGGACGGGATCGCCCTGCGCACCTAG